A window of the Candidatus Poribacteria bacterium genome harbors these coding sequences:
- a CDS encoding calcineurin-like phosphoesterase family protein, translating into MVYKQWNCVVLIATLIFYWIGNSVAANSTATGTVFLDTNGNQVKDDNENGLTGVRVSNGQEIVKTDANGQYSLAVSDDTILFVIKPRGFMTPVDENRLPRFYYVHKPQGSPEGLKYAGIAPTGPLPESIDFPLTEQSESDTFKVLVFGDTQPYNMQEIEWLAHDVIEEVIGIDAVFGLSLGDLVGDDLNLFHPLNEVMATVGIPWYNVHGNHDMNFLATDDRYADETFERVYGPTCYSFDWGPVHFINIDNVLFYHDEENKPRYSSEVGERQLTFVRNDLAFVPKDQLIVVSLHIPLTEMRDVKELMNLLGDRPYTLSLSAHTHFQRDDFVGPEHGWHGNDAHHHHNHATTSGSWWRGTLDEIGIPHTTMRDGAPNGYGVFTFSGNQYSIRFKAARRPADYQMNIWAPWEVASAETGEIDVIVNVFGGTKRSTVEFRLGEVGEWRPMTYMPQEDPYYKALKARDDTNHLERKLHTALRETMQSELKENSELPQRGQALSGITKSLHIWQAKFPANVRKGTHVIHVRTTDMFGQTFTGHRIIRVQ; encoded by the coding sequence ATGGTTTACAAGCAATGGAATTGTGTAGTTTTAATCGCCACCTTGATTTTTTACTGGATCGGAAACAGTGTCGCAGCAAATTCAACGGCAACTGGCACTGTATTTTTAGATACAAACGGAAATCAGGTGAAAGACGACAACGAGAACGGGTTGACTGGGGTTCGCGTCTCAAATGGTCAGGAGATTGTAAAAACCGATGCCAATGGACAATACTCACTTGCAGTCAGTGATGACACCATTCTCTTTGTCATTAAGCCGCGCGGATTTATGACACCAGTTGACGAAAATCGTCTCCCACGATTTTATTACGTTCACAAACCGCAAGGCTCACCAGAAGGACTGAAATATGCTGGCATCGCACCAACAGGTCCATTACCGGAGTCGATTGATTTTCCGCTCACTGAACAGTCAGAAAGCGATACGTTTAAGGTACTTGTTTTCGGGGATACACAACCCTATAATATGCAAGAGATTGAGTGGTTAGCACATGACGTAATTGAAGAAGTTATTGGCATTGATGCAGTATTCGGCCTCAGCCTTGGCGATTTAGTCGGTGACGATTTAAACCTATTCCACCCGCTTAACGAAGTAATGGCCACCGTTGGAATCCCTTGGTACAATGTCCACGGTAACCACGACATGAACTTTCTTGCTACGGATGATCGGTACGCCGATGAGACCTTCGAACGTGTTTATGGACCAACATGCTACTCATTTGATTGGGGACCTGTCCATTTCATCAACATCGACAATGTGCTTTTTTACCACGATGAAGAGAACAAGCCTCGCTACTCAAGTGAGGTCGGCGAACGGCAGTTGACGTTCGTTCGAAACGATCTTGCTTTTGTGCCGAAAGATCAGCTCATTGTGGTATCCCTACATATTCCGTTGACAGAGATGCGTGATGTGAAGGAATTGATGAATCTGCTCGGCGATCGCCCCTACACATTATCACTGTCAGCGCACACGCACTTCCAACGAGATGACTTCGTCGGACCGGAGCACGGTTGGCACGGGAACGACGCACATCATCATCACAACCATGCAACCACATCGGGCAGTTGGTGGCGGGGTACGCTTGATGAAATCGGGATTCCGCACACAACTATGCGAGATGGCGCACCGAACGGATACGGCGTTTTCACATTCAGCGGAAATCAATATTCAATTAGGTTTAAAGCCGCCCGGCGTCCAGCGGATTATCAGATGAATATATGGGCACCTTGGGAAGTCGCGTCTGCAGAAACTGGCGAAATAGATGTCATCGTTAACGTTTTTGGAGGCACCAAACGCTCAACGGTTGAATTCCGTCTCGGTGAAGTCGGAGAATGGAGACCGATGACCTATATGCCTCAGGAAGACCCATACTATAAAGCACTCAAAGCACGGGATGATACGAACCACCTTGAGCGGAAACTACATACCGCCCTTCGAGAAACAATGCAGTCAGAGTTGAAGGAAAACAGCGAACTGCCCCAAAGGGGGCAAGCACTGAGCGGGATTACAAAATCATTGCACATCTGGCAAGCGAAGTTTCCAGCGAATGTCCGCAAAGGCACGCACGTTATTCACGTCCGGACAACTGATATGTTTGGTCAAACTTTCACAGGACACCGAATTATCCGAGTGCAATAG
- a CDS encoding sigma-54-dependent Fis family transcriptional regulator, which yields MKKMKHVLVIDDDEKICWAFEQFLDSEGYRPSIANNAEEGLCRIAADKPDVVLLDVKLPGMSGLEALEEIKAHHPWVIVIIITAYDDVETTIEAMRLQAFDFVPKPIDLDIVKSVLERAFRTQSVRSTLPVETADESPTAEIGHRLVGKSSQMREIYKLIGIMASNTMTVLIEGETGTGKDLVARAIHTGSARKEAPFVPVDCGALPDELLESELFGYEAGAFTGAKKEGKPGRFELANEGTLFLDEVSNMTPTLQVKLLRALQTQEIERLGGTRQLKVDVRVIAATNQELSEMVKRGQFREDLYYRFKRIALHLPPLRERQEDIPLLITHFLQLIQEELSKPIRGISKEGMELLQDYPWPGNVRELENCIRSAGTLCRADVILPDDLPPEIRTGHQIDATSTSQLQVSLKSVLQDMTKEAVTQEKHGLYEEVIALLDKSLIELVLDEFSGNHSKTAELLGMSRTTLLKKIKQSNSGLK from the coding sequence ATGAAAAAAATGAAACACGTATTGGTGATTGACGACGACGAAAAAATCTGTTGGGCTTTCGAGCAATTCTTAGACAGCGAAGGCTATCGCCCAAGTATTGCGAACAATGCCGAGGAAGGTTTATGCCGCATCGCGGCTGACAAACCAGATGTCGTTTTACTCGATGTGAAATTGCCAGGGATGAGCGGACTGGAAGCGTTAGAGGAAATTAAAGCGCATCACCCGTGGGTAATTGTAATTATCATCACGGCGTATGACGATGTGGAAACAACAATAGAAGCGATGCGCTTGCAGGCGTTCGATTTTGTTCCAAAACCGATCGATCTGGATATCGTCAAGAGCGTCTTGGAACGTGCTTTTCGGACACAATCTGTCCGAAGTACTTTACCCGTAGAGACAGCAGACGAATCGCCAACCGCAGAGATTGGGCACCGATTGGTTGGTAAGAGCAGCCAGATGCGCGAAATCTACAAACTCATCGGAATCATGGCGAGCAATACGATGACTGTCCTAATTGAAGGCGAAACAGGAACTGGCAAGGATCTGGTGGCGCGCGCAATTCATACAGGGAGTGCAAGGAAGGAAGCCCCCTTTGTTCCAGTTGATTGTGGCGCGCTTCCCGATGAGCTTTTAGAGAGTGAGTTGTTTGGTTACGAAGCGGGGGCATTCACAGGCGCGAAGAAGGAGGGAAAACCGGGACGTTTTGAACTCGCTAATGAGGGTACACTTTTTCTTGATGAAGTCAGCAATATGACCCCGACATTACAGGTGAAGCTGCTTCGCGCGCTCCAAACACAGGAGATTGAACGGTTAGGTGGAACTCGGCAGCTTAAAGTGGATGTCCGGGTCATCGCTGCCACGAATCAGGAACTCAGTGAGATGGTGAAGCGGGGACAGTTTCGCGAAGATCTCTACTACCGTTTCAAGCGCATCGCGCTTCATCTTCCGCCGTTACGGGAACGCCAAGAAGATATTCCGCTACTGATTACACATTTCCTGCAACTCATACAAGAGGAACTCAGTAAGCCGATCCGCGGTATCTCTAAAGAAGGAATGGAATTGCTACAAGACTATCCGTGGCCCGGCAACGTTCGCGAGTTGGAGAACTGCATCCGAAGCGCAGGGACGCTCTGCCGCGCAGATGTAATTCTCCCGGATGATCTGCCACCAGAAATCCGAACAGGACATCAGATAGATGCTACCAGTACCTCACAACTACAAGTATCCCTCAAATCTGTTTTACAAGACATGACAAAAGAGGCTGTTACGCAAGAGAAACATGGACTTTACGAGGAGGTTATTGCACTGTTAGATAAATCACTTATTGAATTGGTGTTAGATGAATTTTCGGGTAACCACAGCAAAACAGCAGAATTGCTCGGAATGAGTCGAACGACCCTTTTAAAGAAGATTAAACAGAGCAATAGCGGTTTAAAATGA
- a CDS encoding LLM class flavin-dependent oxidoreductase, which produces MKFGLFYEHQIPRPWHDGAEHKLFQDALAQVELADTLGFDYIWEVEHHFLEEYSHSSAPEVFLAACSQRTTQIRLGHGIVLMPPAYNHPARVAERIATLDLVSNGRVEWGTGESASRMELDGFNVDPKCKREMWAECTRETAKMMSQSPYAGYDGQFFSMPPRNVIPKPLQTPHPPPWVACSSRDSLRYAARYGLGALTFAFVDANEAKFWVEEYYEIFEKECEPLTQRVNPNIAMVSGFSCHNNEETAIARGLEGLRFFRFGLAHYYHNGSQIPGETDIWQLYKQTPQDPAEGRAGIGTPDQVREHLEIMEEAGVDQVVFIQQAGANLHEDICESLELFAERVLPDFKVRDAGHVAKKNQRFAEATERAEERKPALTSLSEIPTVDSYPVLKRKLEEKTEETDTNEMSDDGMKFLLSIEGGKRTSND; this is translated from the coding sequence ATGAAATTTGGACTGTTTTATGAACATCAAATTCCACGTCCGTGGCACGACGGGGCAGAACATAAACTCTTTCAAGACGCGTTAGCACAGGTAGAATTGGCGGATACACTCGGATTTGACTATATCTGGGAGGTAGAACACCATTTCCTTGAGGAGTATTCACACTCTTCAGCACCAGAAGTATTTCTCGCAGCGTGTAGCCAACGGACAACACAGATTCGATTAGGACACGGAATTGTGTTGATGCCCCCGGCTTACAATCACCCGGCGCGTGTCGCCGAGCGTATTGCCACGCTTGACCTCGTCTCAAATGGTCGTGTAGAATGGGGCACCGGGGAATCCGCCTCTCGTATGGAACTCGATGGGTTCAACGTTGATCCGAAATGTAAACGCGAGATGTGGGCGGAATGCACACGTGAAACGGCGAAAATGATGAGCCAATCGCCTTACGCGGGGTATGACGGACAGTTCTTTTCGATGCCGCCCCGCAACGTTATTCCAAAACCGCTACAGACACCGCATCCGCCACCGTGGGTAGCCTGTTCCAGCCGAGATAGCCTGCGATACGCCGCCAGATACGGACTCGGTGCGCTAACCTTTGCATTTGTTGACGCAAACGAAGCAAAATTCTGGGTGGAAGAGTATTATGAGATTTTCGAGAAAGAGTGTGAGCCCTTGACGCAGCGGGTGAATCCGAACATCGCTATGGTATCAGGTTTTTCGTGTCATAACAACGAAGAGACTGCCATCGCCCGCGGCTTGGAGGGTTTACGTTTCTTCCGATTTGGGCTTGCACATTACTATCACAATGGCTCGCAAATACCGGGAGAAACAGATATTTGGCAGTTATATAAACAAACACCACAGGATCCAGCTGAAGGTAGAGCAGGGATCGGTACGCCCGACCAAGTCCGCGAACACTTAGAGATTATGGAAGAAGCGGGAGTCGACCAAGTCGTCTTCATTCAGCAGGCTGGCGCGAACCTTCATGAGGATATATGTGAATCGTTGGAACTGTTTGCAGAACGAGTACTTCCAGACTTCAAAGTACGAGACGCAGGACATGTAGCTAAAAAAAATCAACGATTCGCTGAAGCAACCGAGAGAGCCGAGGAACGAAAACCCGCTTTGACATCCCTCAGCGAAATCCCAACCGTGGATTCCTATCCTGTACTCAAGCGAAAATTAGAGGAAAAAACGGAAGAAACCGATACCAATGAGATGAGCGACGATGGCATGAAGTTTTTATTGTCAATAGAGGGTGGTAAGCGGACTTCTAATGATTAA
- a CDS encoding aldo/keto reductase, which translates to MKNITLASGHEIPIFGLGTWQLKGRQCQRIVKEAVALGYTHIDTAWMYQNQREIGKALRDLRMDREEIFLTTKIWGTHLKYAEVLSQFEECLNDLQMDYVDLLLIHHPSDSVPVAETLEAFHKLHEAGSVKSIGISNFSIAQVEEACEVSELPICTNQVEYHVRRNRSELRDYCHERGIVMTAHRPLAVGDLAGDTVLRGIGENHGKTAAQVALRWLVQQDIITIPKSGSVPHLRENLDVFAWELTDEEMHTLDTEM; encoded by the coding sequence ATGAAAAACATCACACTTGCATCAGGACATGAAATACCGATATTCGGCTTGGGAACTTGGCAACTCAAAGGCAGACAGTGTCAGCGGATCGTCAAAGAAGCCGTCGCATTGGGCTATACACATATTGACACGGCATGGATGTACCAGAACCAACGTGAGATTGGGAAAGCACTCCGCGATCTCCGTATGGATCGCGAGGAAATCTTTCTGACCACCAAAATTTGGGGTACCCATCTCAAATATGCCGAGGTTCTTTCGCAATTTGAGGAATGTCTCAACGATTTGCAGATGGATTACGTCGATCTGTTATTGATTCACCATCCGAGCGATTCTGTTCCGGTTGCCGAAACTTTAGAGGCTTTCCACAAACTTCATGAAGCCGGTAGTGTCAAAAGCATCGGCATCAGCAACTTTAGCATCGCTCAGGTCGAGGAGGCGTGTGAAGTCTCCGAACTCCCGATTTGCACAAATCAGGTGGAATACCATGTGCGCAGAAATCGTTCAGAACTGCGTGACTACTGCCACGAGCGCGGTATTGTGATGACGGCACACCGTCCGCTTGCTGTTGGGGACCTTGCCGGTGATACAGTCCTGCGTGGTATTGGAGAGAATCACGGAAAGACTGCGGCACAGGTGGCCCTCCGGTGGTTGGTGCAGCAGGACATCATCACAATCCCTAAATCGGGGTCAGTGCCGCATTTACGCGAGAATTTAGATGTTTTCGCATGGGAATTGACTGACGAAGAGATGCATACGCTTGATACCGAAATGTAG
- a CDS encoding sigma-54-dependent Fis family transcriptional regulator produces MNTVPVFIELPSAPMQDIYRTIRQLVGSDLPFFITGETGVGKEGIARYIHENGPRRDKPFVAINCGRFTAELLQSELFGHEKGAFTGANHQRRGAFERTKGGTLLLDEIAEMSLEAQTMLLRVLDLKTFTRLGGNENLTADFHITAATNKNIGETVLKGEFRPDLYYRLMGVMLDIPALSERPEDIAPLVETFIGEFGPEYGKDVRGITPAALTRLEQAAWPGNIRQLKVAVQTAVALATTNTLEVKDFPYNFFTLPAAVRVDGELTEKKDTPPTQDSISTLISQLRALPVETQCQIIQAVSERLPSFLKKETLSIGDMNLCEILCHVAKVRIEKYPTLVKAAASLGIDARTLKVYARGDTDITDDSVESLDFF; encoded by the coding sequence ATGAATACGGTACCGGTGTTCATTGAATTGCCATCAGCACCAATGCAGGACATATATCGCACGATCCGACAGCTTGTAGGATCGGATCTCCCCTTTTTCATCACGGGCGAAACCGGCGTTGGCAAGGAAGGCATCGCACGATACATCCATGAAAATGGGCCGAGGCGGGATAAACCTTTCGTTGCCATCAATTGTGGACGGTTCACGGCTGAACTCCTGCAAAGTGAGCTCTTTGGACATGAGAAAGGGGCATTTACCGGAGCGAATCATCAACGCCGGGGAGCATTTGAAAGGACAAAAGGGGGCACCCTCCTTTTAGATGAGATTGCCGAGATGTCCTTGGAGGCACAAACAATGCTGCTTCGCGTCTTGGATTTGAAAACCTTCACGCGCCTCGGCGGAAATGAGAATCTAACAGCAGATTTTCATATTACCGCGGCAACAAATAAGAACATCGGGGAAACAGTTTTGAAGGGGGAATTTCGACCAGACCTCTACTACCGACTCATGGGCGTGATGCTTGACATACCAGCACTATCGGAACGCCCAGAAGATATTGCCCCCTTGGTAGAAACTTTTATTGGCGAATTCGGTCCTGAATATGGAAAAGATGTTAGGGGGATTACTCCAGCGGCACTCACTCGTCTTGAACAAGCCGCGTGGCCTGGCAATATCCGACAACTCAAAGTTGCAGTTCAAACAGCTGTCGCACTTGCAACGACGAACACACTTGAAGTCAAAGATTTTCCATATAATTTTTTTACCCTACCAGCTGCGGTGAGGGTTGATGGCGAGTTGACCGAAAAAAAAGACACACCCCCCACACAAGATTCCATCTCTACGCTAATTTCTCAATTGCGGGCACTCCCCGTAGAGACACAGTGCCAAATTATACAAGCCGTCTCAGAACGCCTCCCAAGTTTTCTGAAAAAAGAAACACTCTCTATAGGAGATATGAACCTGTGTGAAATTCTATGTCACGTTGCCAAGGTTCGCATCGAGAAATACCCAACATTGGTTAAAGCAGCTGCTTCGTTGGGGATTGATGCTCGAACCCTTAAAGTATATGCACGCGGGGATACGGATATAACGGACGATTCCGTAGAGAGCCTCGATTTTTTCTAA
- a CDS encoding glycosyltransferase family 39 protein, whose product MRSIVPEQITSYGSNKKGACYSLLLFVVILSSGLLKFRHLGHPSLHSPDECCHALVAKNLLKHPLTPTLIDIPYLPTFAFDWGANHVWLHKPILGLWQIAGSYWLFGVSTWALRFPSVILSTLAVGLTYLIGKELLSQQAGFIAATIQAFSPFLMRLIHGYQFSDAVESIFSCGHCGQENGGMSVSQDLVKGAPFSANLISP is encoded by the coding sequence ATGCGCAGCATAGTTCCTGAGCAGATTACCTCTTATGGGTCCAACAAGAAAGGGGCGTGTTACAGCCTGCTGCTATTTGTGGTAATTCTGTCGTCAGGGCTGTTGAAGTTCCGACATCTCGGACATCCATCCCTTCATTCACCGGATGAATGTTGTCATGCACTCGTTGCCAAGAATTTGCTCAAGCATCCGCTCACGCCGACACTAATTGATATCCCTTACCTACCAACTTTCGCTTTTGATTGGGGGGCTAATCACGTCTGGTTGCACAAACCCATTCTCGGGTTATGGCAGATTGCTGGATCCTATTGGCTGTTCGGTGTTAGCACATGGGCACTACGGTTTCCATCTGTGATTTTAAGCACGCTTGCTGTGGGGTTAACATATCTCATCGGCAAGGAACTGTTGAGTCAACAGGCAGGTTTTATCGCTGCGACGATTCAGGCGTTCTCCCCGTTTTTGATGCGGTTAATACACGGGTATCAATTCAGTGATGCCGTTGAATCTATTTTCTCGTGCGGGCATTGCGGACAGGAAAATGGTGGGATGTCGGTCTCTCAGGATTTGGTCAAGGGTGCGCCTTTCTCAGCAAATCTTATCTCGCCTTAA